The following coding sequences lie in one Aricia agestis chromosome 18, ilAriAges1.1, whole genome shotgun sequence genomic window:
- the LOC121735787 gene encoding palmitoyltransferase ZDHHC15B-like isoform X1, producing the protein MASSVQSNRPSTPNYCGCWRTCNMWCWRAFKWLPVLLIVSIVTWSYYAYVYQLCFSTIKSAVQQWVYLVIYHVLLIMFAWSYGKTIFANVEQIPSKYFLTGAELEKLLSVDTEEEQRTIIENFAKDLPIVTRTMSGSVRYCNRCLLVKPDRAHHCSICSRCVLKMDHHCPWVNNCVCFQNYKFFMLFLAYALLYCLFIMSTCLPYFIKFWKGEMSTAGSPGRYHIVFAFFVALMFAISLGSLFGYHCYLVAHNRTTLEAFRAPMFRGGADKNGFSLGAFNNFKEVFGKRPNLWALPIFTSVGNGCEYPVRREHQLQTFAAAADARYESMGTTRSSFGDGIVFPLPKEDEDTESLLSSERWERWGERARPFDEADGSSIEEI; encoded by the exons ATGGCTTCATCAGTGCAAAGTAATAGACCTTCAACGCCAAACTATTGCGGATGTTGGAGGACATGCAACATGTGGTGCTGGAGAGCCTTCAAATGGCTCCCAGTGCTCCTGATCGTTTCCATTGTAACTTGGTCTTATTATGCTTACGTTTATCAGTTGTGCTTTT CTACAATTAAAAGTGCAGTACAGCAATGGGTATACCTAGTGATATACCATGTTCTATTAATAATGTTCGCTTGGTCCtatgggaaaacaatattcgCGAATGTTGAACAAATACCAAGCAAA TATTTCCTTACGGGAGCAGAGTTGGAGAAACTACTTAGTGTAGATACTGAAGAAGAGCAGAGAACAATAATTGAAAACTTTGCAAAGGACCTTCCCATTGTGActag AACAATGTCGGGTTCGGTCCGCTACTGCAACCGTTGTCTGCTCGTCAAGCCTGACCGAGCTCACCACTGCAGCATCTGCTCGAGATGTGTACTTAAAATGGACCACCACTGCCCTTGGGTTAACAACTGTGTGTGTTTCCAAAACTACAAGTTCTTTATGCTGTTCCTGGCTTACGCACTACTGTATTGCCTGTTCATCATGTCTACATGTTTGCCATATTTCATCAAGTTTTGGAAG GGTGAAATGAGCACAGCGGGCTCCCCCGGAAGATACCACATAGTGTTCGCTTTCTTTGTCGCACTCATGTTCGCTATCTCGCTCGGTTCCCTCTTCGGATACCACTGCTACCTCGTCGCACATAATAGAACAACATTAG aGGCGTTCCGTGCGCCGATGTTCCGCGGTGGCGCCGACAAGAACGGCTTCTCACTCGGTGCCTTCAATAATTTTAAGGAGGTGTTCGGCAAGCGGCCCAACCTGTGGGCGCTGCCCATCTTCACCAG CGTCGGCAACGGGTGCGAATATCCTGTACGGCGCGAGCACCAGCTGCAGACGTTCGCGGCGGCGGCGGACGCGCGGTACGAGTCCATGGGGACCACGCGTTCCAG TTTCGGGGACGGCATCGTGTTCCCTTTGCCGAAAGAAGACGAAGACACGGAGTCTCTGCTGAGCTCGGAGCGATGGGAACGCTGGGGCGAGCGGGCGCGTCCGTTCGACGAAGCCGACGGCTCgtccatcgaggaaatttaa
- the LOC121735787 gene encoding palmitoyltransferase ZDHHC15B-like isoform X2, protein MASSVQSNRPSTPNYCGCWRTCNMWCWRAFKWLPVLLIVSIVTWSYYAYVYQLCFSTIKSAVQQWVYLVIYHVLLIMFAWSYGKTIFANVEQIPSKYFLTGAELEKLLSVDTEEEQRTIIENFAKDLPIVTRTMSGSVRYCNRCLLVKPDRAHHCSICSRCVLKMDHHCPWVNNCVCFQNYKFFMLFLAYALLYCLFIMSTCLPYFIKFWKGEMSTAGSPGRYHIVFAFFVALMFAISLGSLFGYHCYLVAHNRTTLEAFRAPMFRGGADKNGFSLGAFNNFKEVFGKRPNLWALPIFTSVGNGCEYPVRREHQLQTFAAAADARYESMGTTRSSVEFQHETERWRLCPRRGRTVPQIV, encoded by the exons ATGGCTTCATCAGTGCAAAGTAATAGACCTTCAACGCCAAACTATTGCGGATGTTGGAGGACATGCAACATGTGGTGCTGGAGAGCCTTCAAATGGCTCCCAGTGCTCCTGATCGTTTCCATTGTAACTTGGTCTTATTATGCTTACGTTTATCAGTTGTGCTTTT CTACAATTAAAAGTGCAGTACAGCAATGGGTATACCTAGTGATATACCATGTTCTATTAATAATGTTCGCTTGGTCCtatgggaaaacaatattcgCGAATGTTGAACAAATACCAAGCAAA TATTTCCTTACGGGAGCAGAGTTGGAGAAACTACTTAGTGTAGATACTGAAGAAGAGCAGAGAACAATAATTGAAAACTTTGCAAAGGACCTTCCCATTGTGActag AACAATGTCGGGTTCGGTCCGCTACTGCAACCGTTGTCTGCTCGTCAAGCCTGACCGAGCTCACCACTGCAGCATCTGCTCGAGATGTGTACTTAAAATGGACCACCACTGCCCTTGGGTTAACAACTGTGTGTGTTTCCAAAACTACAAGTTCTTTATGCTGTTCCTGGCTTACGCACTACTGTATTGCCTGTTCATCATGTCTACATGTTTGCCATATTTCATCAAGTTTTGGAAG GGTGAAATGAGCACAGCGGGCTCCCCCGGAAGATACCACATAGTGTTCGCTTTCTTTGTCGCACTCATGTTCGCTATCTCGCTCGGTTCCCTCTTCGGATACCACTGCTACCTCGTCGCACATAATAGAACAACATTAG aGGCGTTCCGTGCGCCGATGTTCCGCGGTGGCGCCGACAAGAACGGCTTCTCACTCGGTGCCTTCAATAATTTTAAGGAGGTGTTCGGCAAGCGGCCCAACCTGTGGGCGCTGCCCATCTTCACCAG CGTCGGCAACGGGTGCGAATATCCTGTACGGCGCGAGCACCAGCTGCAGACGTTCGCGGCGGCGGCGGACGCGCGGTACGAGTCCATGGGGACCACGCGTTCCAG cGTGGAGTTCCAACACGAGACTGAGAGATGGAGACTTTGCCCCCGACGGGGTCGCACCGTCCCGCAAATAGTATAA
- the LOC121735787 gene encoding palmitoyltransferase ZDHHC2-like isoform X4, translating into MASSVQSNRPSTPNYCGCWRTCNMWCWRAFKWLPVLLIVSIVTWSYYAYVYQLCFSTIKSAVQQWVYLVIYHVLLIMFAWSYGKTIFANVEQIPSKYFLTGAELEKLLSVDTEEEQRTIIENFAKDLPIVTRTMSGSVRYCNRCLLVKPDRAHHCSICSRCVLKMDHHCPWVNNCVCFQNYKFFMLFLAYALLYCLFIMSTCLPYFIKFWKGEMSTAGSPGRYHIVFAFFVALMFAISLGSLFGYHCYLVAHNRTTLEAFRAPMFRGGADKNGFSLGAFNNFKEVFGKRPNLWALPIFTSVGNGCEYPVRREHQLQTFAAAADARYESMGTTRSRSEQDLAPHIP; encoded by the exons ATGGCTTCATCAGTGCAAAGTAATAGACCTTCAACGCCAAACTATTGCGGATGTTGGAGGACATGCAACATGTGGTGCTGGAGAGCCTTCAAATGGCTCCCAGTGCTCCTGATCGTTTCCATTGTAACTTGGTCTTATTATGCTTACGTTTATCAGTTGTGCTTTT CTACAATTAAAAGTGCAGTACAGCAATGGGTATACCTAGTGATATACCATGTTCTATTAATAATGTTCGCTTGGTCCtatgggaaaacaatattcgCGAATGTTGAACAAATACCAAGCAAA TATTTCCTTACGGGAGCAGAGTTGGAGAAACTACTTAGTGTAGATACTGAAGAAGAGCAGAGAACAATAATTGAAAACTTTGCAAAGGACCTTCCCATTGTGActag AACAATGTCGGGTTCGGTCCGCTACTGCAACCGTTGTCTGCTCGTCAAGCCTGACCGAGCTCACCACTGCAGCATCTGCTCGAGATGTGTACTTAAAATGGACCACCACTGCCCTTGGGTTAACAACTGTGTGTGTTTCCAAAACTACAAGTTCTTTATGCTGTTCCTGGCTTACGCACTACTGTATTGCCTGTTCATCATGTCTACATGTTTGCCATATTTCATCAAGTTTTGGAAG GGTGAAATGAGCACAGCGGGCTCCCCCGGAAGATACCACATAGTGTTCGCTTTCTTTGTCGCACTCATGTTCGCTATCTCGCTCGGTTCCCTCTTCGGATACCACTGCTACCTCGTCGCACATAATAGAACAACATTAG aGGCGTTCCGTGCGCCGATGTTCCGCGGTGGCGCCGACAAGAACGGCTTCTCACTCGGTGCCTTCAATAATTTTAAGGAGGTGTTCGGCAAGCGGCCCAACCTGTGGGCGCTGCCCATCTTCACCAG CGTCGGCAACGGGTGCGAATATCCTGTACGGCGCGAGCACCAGCTGCAGACGTTCGCGGCGGCGGCGGACGCGCGGTACGAGTCCATGGGGACCACGCGTTCCAGGTCAGAGCAGGACCTCGCCCCGCACATACCTTGA
- the LOC121735787 gene encoding palmitoyltransferase ZDHHC2-like isoform X3, with translation MASSVQSNRPSTPNYCGCWRTCNMWCWRAFKWLPVLLIVSIVTWSYYAYVYQLCFSTIKSAVQQWVYLVIYHVLLIMFAWSYGKTIFANVEQIPSKYFLTGAELEKLLSVDTEEEQRTIIENFAKDLPIVTRTMSGSVRYCNRCLLVKPDRAHHCSICSRCVLKMDHHCPWVNNCVCFQNYKFFMLFLAYALLYCLFIMSTCLPYFIKFWKGEMSTAGSPGRYHIVFAFFVALMFAISLGSLFGYHCYLVAHNRTTLEAFRAPMFRGGADKNGFSLGAFNNFKEVFGKRPNLWALPIFTSFGDGIVFPLPKEDEDTESLLSSERWERWGERARPFDEADGSSIEEI, from the exons ATGGCTTCATCAGTGCAAAGTAATAGACCTTCAACGCCAAACTATTGCGGATGTTGGAGGACATGCAACATGTGGTGCTGGAGAGCCTTCAAATGGCTCCCAGTGCTCCTGATCGTTTCCATTGTAACTTGGTCTTATTATGCTTACGTTTATCAGTTGTGCTTTT CTACAATTAAAAGTGCAGTACAGCAATGGGTATACCTAGTGATATACCATGTTCTATTAATAATGTTCGCTTGGTCCtatgggaaaacaatattcgCGAATGTTGAACAAATACCAAGCAAA TATTTCCTTACGGGAGCAGAGTTGGAGAAACTACTTAGTGTAGATACTGAAGAAGAGCAGAGAACAATAATTGAAAACTTTGCAAAGGACCTTCCCATTGTGActag AACAATGTCGGGTTCGGTCCGCTACTGCAACCGTTGTCTGCTCGTCAAGCCTGACCGAGCTCACCACTGCAGCATCTGCTCGAGATGTGTACTTAAAATGGACCACCACTGCCCTTGGGTTAACAACTGTGTGTGTTTCCAAAACTACAAGTTCTTTATGCTGTTCCTGGCTTACGCACTACTGTATTGCCTGTTCATCATGTCTACATGTTTGCCATATTTCATCAAGTTTTGGAAG GGTGAAATGAGCACAGCGGGCTCCCCCGGAAGATACCACATAGTGTTCGCTTTCTTTGTCGCACTCATGTTCGCTATCTCGCTCGGTTCCCTCTTCGGATACCACTGCTACCTCGTCGCACATAATAGAACAACATTAG aGGCGTTCCGTGCGCCGATGTTCCGCGGTGGCGCCGACAAGAACGGCTTCTCACTCGGTGCCTTCAATAATTTTAAGGAGGTGTTCGGCAAGCGGCCCAACCTGTGGGCGCTGCCCATCTTCACCAG TTTCGGGGACGGCATCGTGTTCCCTTTGCCGAAAGAAGACGAAGACACGGAGTCTCTGCTGAGCTCGGAGCGATGGGAACGCTGGGGCGAGCGGGCGCGTCCGTTCGACGAAGCCGACGGCTCgtccatcgaggaaatttaa
- the LOC121735787 gene encoding palmitoyltransferase ZDHHC2-like isoform X5 has product MASSVQSNRPSTPNYCGCWRTCNMWCWRAFKWLPVLLIVSIVTWSYYAYVYQLCFSTIKSAVQQWVYLVIYHVLLIMFAWSYGKTIFANVEQIPSKYFLTGAELEKLLSVDTEEEQRTIIENFAKDLPIVTRTMSGSVRYCNRCLLVKPDRAHHCSICSRCVLKMDHHCPWVNNCVCFQNYKFFMLFLAYALLYCLFIMSTCLPYFIKFWKGEMSTAGSPGRYHIVFAFFVALMFAISLGSLFGYHCYLVAHNRTTLEAFRAPMFRGGADKNGFSLGAFNNFKEVFGKRPNLWALPIFTSVEFQHETERWRLCPRRGRTVPQIV; this is encoded by the exons ATGGCTTCATCAGTGCAAAGTAATAGACCTTCAACGCCAAACTATTGCGGATGTTGGAGGACATGCAACATGTGGTGCTGGAGAGCCTTCAAATGGCTCCCAGTGCTCCTGATCGTTTCCATTGTAACTTGGTCTTATTATGCTTACGTTTATCAGTTGTGCTTTT CTACAATTAAAAGTGCAGTACAGCAATGGGTATACCTAGTGATATACCATGTTCTATTAATAATGTTCGCTTGGTCCtatgggaaaacaatattcgCGAATGTTGAACAAATACCAAGCAAA TATTTCCTTACGGGAGCAGAGTTGGAGAAACTACTTAGTGTAGATACTGAAGAAGAGCAGAGAACAATAATTGAAAACTTTGCAAAGGACCTTCCCATTGTGActag AACAATGTCGGGTTCGGTCCGCTACTGCAACCGTTGTCTGCTCGTCAAGCCTGACCGAGCTCACCACTGCAGCATCTGCTCGAGATGTGTACTTAAAATGGACCACCACTGCCCTTGGGTTAACAACTGTGTGTGTTTCCAAAACTACAAGTTCTTTATGCTGTTCCTGGCTTACGCACTACTGTATTGCCTGTTCATCATGTCTACATGTTTGCCATATTTCATCAAGTTTTGGAAG GGTGAAATGAGCACAGCGGGCTCCCCCGGAAGATACCACATAGTGTTCGCTTTCTTTGTCGCACTCATGTTCGCTATCTCGCTCGGTTCCCTCTTCGGATACCACTGCTACCTCGTCGCACATAATAGAACAACATTAG aGGCGTTCCGTGCGCCGATGTTCCGCGGTGGCGCCGACAAGAACGGCTTCTCACTCGGTGCCTTCAATAATTTTAAGGAGGTGTTCGGCAAGCGGCCCAACCTGTGGGCGCTGCCCATCTTCACCAG cGTGGAGTTCCAACACGAGACTGAGAGATGGAGACTTTGCCCCCGACGGGGTCGCACCGTCCCGCAAATAGTATAA